Sequence from the Fodinibius salicampi genome:
ATTATTTTGACCTATGAAGCTATCATCATACCATCCTCTTCCGGTAATAATCCGGGAAGCCAGACGCGCACGCAAAGCAATAGAAATTGCATAGTCTTTTCTGTACCAATGGATTCCTCCTAGCATTATCTCAGCTCGTGATGGGGTATTGGCTTGTAGCCTCTGTCCCCCAAAATGTTTATCAAGAATTGTAGTACGCTGCGAAGAATTTATACCAACATACTTTTGAATATAGGGACGATATCGGTTTCGGAAATTGGTGAACTGTCCTGAAACAGTATTCGAGGATAGAATCGGGTTAATTTGCAAGGCAGCTTGTCCGATATCTAAATGCAATGTGCCCGGACGATTGGGAAGCATTAAGTTAGCTGGATTGCTGAATGCAGCTTCGCTTCCGCTAAAATATGCGATACCGCCGCCATTCAAGCCCAGGTTATTTGAAGTGAGAGAAGGTTGGGCTTTGAGCGTGTGGGTGAAAATCATGGCGATAAGCGCCCACGTGGCGATAGCTATACCTTTTTTGATCGTTTGTATGAGGAAATAATTTTTCATCTATAATATCAATATCGCCCTATAGGCTAACCAATAACCCTGAGTTTTGCTACGCGAAGCATTAATGTTTTACGCTGTTGCCGTTCTTTAAAGTAGATAACCACTTTCGTTTTTTCACCTTCACCACTTCTGCTTATAATTTTACCCTGACCAAAAATATTATGTTCCACTTTTGCTCCTACCTGAAATGGATCTTCATCGGGATTGTCATAATATACCTGAGTATTATTAGAAGACCGATTTTTCTTTTTATAAAGTGGCTTTTTCCAGTCGTATTCAATCCGAGTATCTCCGTTTTGAGACGAAGAACTATTTTTTTCAGAGAATCGATCCTTATCTTGTTTTATGGAGGATCCGGTTTCCGTACGAACAACATCTGAACTTACTTCGTCTAAGAAACGGGAACGTCTTTTTCGTTGTTCTTCACCGTATTTATAACGACTGCGGCAGTGACTAAAAAAGAGCACTTCCTGTGCTCGTGTAATAGCCACATAAAAGAGTCTCCGTTCTTCTTCAATATTGACTTCTTCATTATTTCGACTGCCCACCGGGAATAATTCTTCTTCGAGCCCCACAACAAAAACAGCCGGGAATTCCAGCCCCTTAGCTGCATGAACGGTCATCATGGTAACGGCAGGTTTCTCCTCATCGTATTTGTCGGTATCGGTAATAAGGCTAATTTCCTGTAAAAAAGAGCTTAGTGAAGCGTTGTTGTTATTTTTTTCGAAATAGGATATCGCGTTTTCAAGTTCTAAAATATTTTCGCGACGCGTCATTGACTTGGGAGAGTTTTCCTCTACCAGTGACTTCATATAGCCTGATTTTTCCAGCAGCTTTTTGGTAACATTGATGAGCTTTTCGTTATTCTTCAGGTCATTCTTAAGCTCATTGATCATGGCTACAAAATCCTTGACACTATTCTCTGCCGGTTTATAAAGATCAATCTGATCCACATTTTTTAAAACCTGCCATAAAGACTGGTTCGTGGAACGGGCGCGGGCCATGAGATCATGCAATGATTTATTGCCAATCCCCCTGGAGGGTTCATTAATGATGCGGACAAGATTAGTATCATCATCCGGATTGATAAGAAGGGTCAGATATGCCAGTACATCTTTGATCTCTTTGCGCTGATAAAATGAAAGTCCGCCTACCAACTGATAGGGAATACCCTTACGGCGGAACGTTTCCTCATAAACCCTGCTCTGATAATTCGTCCGATAGAGTATGGCGAAATCATTGTAGTCATAACCTTTCCGGGCTTTCAGTTCTTTGATATAATTCGCTACCCGATTGGCTTCATCCCGCTCATCGTAGTTGTCGAGTACCGTTATGGTATCGCCCATGTCGTTGTCGGTCCAGAGCGTTTTATCCAGCTGACTCTCATTATTTTTGATAATAGAGTCTGCCGCTTTGAGTATGGCCTGGGTAGAGCGATAATTTTGTTCCAGCGGAATCTCAACCGCATCCTCATAATCATTTTTGAAATCGAGGATATTATGAATATCAGCACCCCGGAAGGAGTAGATACTTTGGGCATCATCCCCAACCACACATAAGTTCTTATACTTTTCAGCCAGCATGTTGGTCACTTTATACTGGGCATGATTGGTATCCTGGTACTCATCAATCAAGATATATTTAAAGCGATCCTGATATTTTTCGAGCACATCTTCGTTTTTTTGAAACAGCTCGATGGGTTTGACAAGCAGGTCATCAAAGTCCATCGCATTATTGTGTTTCAGGCGTTCGACATACTGCCCGTAGATTTTGGCGGTAATATCATCAAGCGTGCTATGTACAAATTTTTCCTGGTAATGATCCGGATAGATGAGCTCATTTTTGGCATCACTGATTAGTCGCTGAATAGTACGCGGACGTATCTCTTTGGGATCGTAGTTATTTTCCCGAAGTAGCTGCTTAATGGCATTTTTAGAATCTTCCATATCGTAAATAGAATAATTGGAAGTAAAGCCAATCTTTTCTGCCTCGAAACGCAGAATTTTTGAAAAAACGGAGTGAAAAGTTCCCATCCAGAGTTTGCGTGCTTCATCCCCAATAAGCTGCTGGATACGCTCTTTCATCTCTTTGGCAGCCTTATTGGTAAACGTCAGGGCCAAAATATCATCCGGGGCTGCTTTCTGCTGCTGAATAAGATAAGCTATACGGTAGGTAAGCACACGGGTTTTGCCACTGCCAGCTCCCGCTACAATCAGTAGGGGGCCCTCGGTATGACGTACTGCCCGTTTTTGTTGTTCATTCAGATCATGTATAAAATCTGGTTCTTTTGGCATAAAAATACTAAAAACTAAATATCTTGTTGTTATTACATCTCCCGGCTGCGTAAAATAAATACGGAGTTGTCCTCCACAAGGGGGGGGCACCTTCGAAGGAATCCGATTTATCGGGAGTAATTACGAATCCAATTCGCTTAAAATTTCGCGTAGTTTCTCCAGGTCTGTTTCAGTGTCTTCTTTCTTATCGCGTTCACGCTGGACAACCTCCGCTGGTGCATTATTTACGAATCCATCGTTTTTCAACTTGCCCTCGATAGATTTCAGAAAACCTTCCAGACGGTCAATTTCTTTTTGGATACGCTCGCGTTCCTTATCCAGATCGATGAGTCCCTCCAGCGGGACAAACAATTCAGTGCCTTCAATAACCGCAGAGGCCGATGTTTCGGGCTTGTCCAGATCCGCTTCTACTTTAAACGTATCAATGGACTGAAGCTTGCGGAAAATCCACTCGTTTTTACTGATAGCTTTGGCGGTGTTATCATCCTTGGCCTTGATAAGCAGATCAATCTCATCATTGGGACTTAGCTTAAATTCCGCACGAATATTACGGATGGCAGAGATCATCTTTTGAATGGATTCAAAAAGGGTTCTATCGTCCTTCGAGACAGCCTTTTCATCAAATTTCGGCCAGGAAGCTACGATTATCGCTTCATCCGTATCACGGTTGCGGGTAAGCTGCCAAATTTCTTCTGTGATAAACGGCATAAACGGATGCAAGAGTTTCATCAGCTGTTCAAAGATATTGAATCCACGTGAAAGGCGATCTTCTGGAATGCTGGCGCCCGGCTCATCGGCTTTGATAAGTTCAATATACCAGTCACAGAAATCATCCCATATCAACGAGTAAATTTTGTGTAGTGCCTCATTGATCCGAAAGGATTCCATATCCTTATTGATAGCATCGATCGTTTCGTGCAGACGAGAAAGCATCCAGCGGTCGACAAGATTGTCTTCATCAATCTTAAGTTCGATAGCCAGTTCGGTATCTTCCGTCCGATTCATCGACAGGAATCGGAAGGCATTCCAAATTTTGTTGGCAAAATTTCGTCCTTGCTCGCAAAGCTGCTCTTCGAACAGCAAATCATTTCCGGCAGGAGAGGAGAATAGCATCCCCACGCGCACGCCATCCGTACCGTATTGTTCCATGAGCTTAAGCGGATCGGGGGAGTTCCCTAGCGACTTCGACATTTTACGCCGTTGGCTATCGCGGACGATGCCTGTATAATAAACATTGCTGAACGGCTTTTCGTCTTTAAACTCATATCCAGACATAATCATCCGTGCAACCCAGAAAAACATGATTTCCGGAGCGGTAACCAAATCCTGTGTAGGATAATAGTATTCCAGCTCTTCATTAGCTTCGCCCGTACGGATAAACTCAGGGTCAAAAACGGTAATTGGCCATAGCCATGAAGAAAACCAGGTATCAAGCACATCTTCATCCTGACGGACATCATCAGTTGAAAGATCAGCATTCCCTGACTTTTTACGTGCTTTTTCAAGGGCTTCATCTTCGGTTTTAGCTACAACGTAATCATCCTTGCCGTCTCCGAAATACCAAGCAGGAATACGCTGTCCCCACCAAAGCTGACGCGAAATGCACCAATCGCGGATGTTTTCCATCCAGTGGTTGTAGGAGTTTTTGAACTTCGCCGGATGAAACTGAATATTATCGTTCATTACATTTTCATGGGCCGGCTTGGCTAGTTTATCCATCTGGCAGAACCACTGCAGCGATAGGCGCGGTTCGATAATAGCGTCGGTACGCTCGGAGTATCCGATTTTGTTTTCCAGCTCCTCGATCTCAACAAGCTGATCAAGTTCTTCAAGGTCTTTGATGATCAGTTCACGGGCATCAAAGCGGTCTTCTCCAATATAGTTTTCGGCTGCTTCATTCAGGGTCCCATCGGGATTGAGTATATCGATAATTTCCAGATCGTGCTTCTGACCAATTTCATAGTCATTTTCGTCGTGGGCCGGGGTGATCTTCAGACAACCTGTCCCATATTCCATATCTACATACTCATCGGCAATAACCGGGACTTCACGTTCCACGATTGGAATAATGGCCGTTTTACCGATCAGATCCTGATAGCGTTCGTCTTCCGGATGAACACAGACAGCGGAATCTGCCAAAATGGTTTCGGGACGTGTAGTGGCAATAGTTACCCACTGATCGCTGTTATTAATCTTATAACGGACGTGATACAGTTTTGATTTTTCCTCCCGGTGGATGACTTCTTCGTCAGAGAGCGCGGTTTGTGCTTCGGGATCCCAGTTGATCATGCGCTTCCCACGGTAAATATAGCCCCGCTCATAGAGTTTGATAAAGCAATCCACAACGGCTTCATATAGTTCATCCTCGAGCGTAAATCGCGTACGCTCCCAGTCGCAGGAAGCGCCCAATTTTCGGAGCTGTTGCAGGATAATTCCCCCGTGTTCTTCCGTCCACTCCCAGGCATGTTCTAAGAATTCATTACGGGTGAGATCGGCCTTGGTAATACCTTCTTTACGGAGTTTCTGAACGACTTTGGCTTCCGTTGCAATGGAGGCATGATCGGTGCCTGGTACCCAGCAGGCGTTCTTGCCCTGCATGCGGGCGCGGCGGACCAGCACATCCTGTATAGTATTGTTGAGCATGTGTCCCATATGCAGCACGCCCGTAACGTTTGGAGGAGGAATGACCACCGTATAGGATTCACGGTCGTCGGGTTCGGAATGGAAAAATCCGTTATCCTCCCAAAAGCTGTACCATTTGTCTTCGATGCTGCCGGGATCAAAATGCTTGGGAATATCCTTTGAAGCAGTTGTTTTTTTCAAAATTAATGAATGCGCTTTATGATGTTCAGATTAGATTTTACTGGAGGGTGAAGATACGAAAAAGGAGAGAAGATTTTGAGCCAATTATTGCTTCTATTTTAATAAGGCCCGCCTGACGGCTGTTATTTAGTCAAGTACATAAATATCCTGAGCCGTCCGGCGGGTGATTTTTTATAAGGTTATGAAGTTCGTTTTAATAAAACTCCGAAATGACCGTCGCAGTTATGTTTATGGGGGAAAGTCTGATATCCGAATCCACCGTCGACCATCACTTCTTCCGGTACATAGCCTTCCACGGTCTGCAGCTCAAAATTCTCATGGCGGTCGAGGAAATTCATTATCTGGTCCATATTTTCCTCTTCTTCAAGGGAACAGGTACTATATACCAGTCGCCCGCCTTTTTTAACCATTTTCGCGGCTGAATCCAGCAGTCGGGCCTGTTGCTCAACCGCATTTTTGAGTCCTTC
This genomic interval carries:
- a CDS encoding valine--tRNA ligase, with the protein product MKKTTASKDIPKHFDPGSIEDKWYSFWEDNGFFHSEPDDRESYTVVIPPPNVTGVLHMGHMLNNTIQDVLVRRARMQGKNACWVPGTDHASIATEAKVVQKLRKEGITKADLTRNEFLEHAWEWTEEHGGIILQQLRKLGASCDWERTRFTLEDELYEAVVDCFIKLYERGYIYRGKRMINWDPEAQTALSDEEVIHREEKSKLYHVRYKINNSDQWVTIATTRPETILADSAVCVHPEDERYQDLIGKTAIIPIVEREVPVIADEYVDMEYGTGCLKITPAHDENDYEIGQKHDLEIIDILNPDGTLNEAAENYIGEDRFDARELIIKDLEELDQLVEIEELENKIGYSERTDAIIEPRLSLQWFCQMDKLAKPAHENVMNDNIQFHPAKFKNSYNHWMENIRDWCISRQLWWGQRIPAWYFGDGKDDYVVAKTEDEALEKARKKSGNADLSTDDVRQDEDVLDTWFSSWLWPITVFDPEFIRTGEANEELEYYYPTQDLVTAPEIMFFWVARMIMSGYEFKDEKPFSNVYYTGIVRDSQRRKMSKSLGNSPDPLKLMEQYGTDGVRVGMLFSSPAGNDLLFEEQLCEQGRNFANKIWNAFRFLSMNRTEDTELAIELKIDEDNLVDRWMLSRLHETIDAINKDMESFRINEALHKIYSLIWDDFCDWYIELIKADEPGASIPEDRLSRGFNIFEQLMKLLHPFMPFITEEIWQLTRNRDTDEAIIVASWPKFDEKAVSKDDRTLFESIQKMISAIRNIRAEFKLSPNDEIDLLIKAKDDNTAKAISKNEWIFRKLQSIDTFKVEADLDKPETSASAVIEGTELFVPLEGLIDLDKERERIQKEIDRLEGFLKSIEGKLKNDGFVNNAPAEVVQRERDKKEDTETDLEKLREILSELDS
- a CDS encoding ATP-dependent helicase, yielding MPKEPDFIHDLNEQQKRAVRHTEGPLLIVAGAGSGKTRVLTYRIAYLIQQQKAAPDDILALTFTNKAAKEMKERIQQLIGDEARKLWMGTFHSVFSKILRFEAEKIGFTSNYSIYDMEDSKNAIKQLLRENNYDPKEIRPRTIQRLISDAKNELIYPDHYQEKFVHSTLDDITAKIYGQYVERLKHNNAMDFDDLLVKPIELFQKNEDVLEKYQDRFKYILIDEYQDTNHAQYKVTNMLAEKYKNLCVVGDDAQSIYSFRGADIHNILDFKNDYEDAVEIPLEQNYRSTQAILKAADSIIKNNESQLDKTLWTDNDMGDTITVLDNYDERDEANRVANYIKELKARKGYDYNDFAILYRTNYQSRVYEETFRRKGIPYQLVGGLSFYQRKEIKDVLAYLTLLINPDDDTNLVRIINEPSRGIGNKSLHDLMARARSTNQSLWQVLKNVDQIDLYKPAENSVKDFVAMINELKNDLKNNEKLINVTKKLLEKSGYMKSLVEENSPKSMTRRENILELENAISYFEKNNNNASLSSFLQEISLITDTDKYDEEKPAVTMMTVHAAKGLEFPAVFVVGLEEELFPVGSRNNEEVNIEEERRLFYVAITRAQEVLFFSHCRSRYKYGEEQRKRRSRFLDEVSSDVVRTETGSSIKQDKDRFSEKNSSSSQNGDTRIEYDWKKPLYKKKNRSSNNTQVYYDNPDEDPFQVGAKVEHNIFGQGKIISRSGEGEKTKVVIYFKERQQRKTLMLRVAKLRVIG